In Microbacterium cremeum, a genomic segment contains:
- a CDS encoding DUF3107 domain-containing protein has protein sequence MEIRIGIANTGRELNFETNEPAADVKKSIAAALDAGATHVTFADAKGNSYIVPTAGLAYIELGTEESRRVGFVA, from the coding sequence GTGGAGATCCGCATCGGCATCGCGAACACCGGCCGCGAGCTCAACTTCGAGACGAACGAGCCGGCAGCCGACGTCAAGAAGTCCATCGCCGCCGCACTCGACGCGGGCGCCACGCACGTGACCTTCGCAGACGCGAAGGGCAACTCCTACATCGTCCCCACCGCGGGCCTGGCCTACATCGAGCTGGGCACCGAGGAGTCCCGCCGCGTGGGCTTCGTGGCCTGA
- a CDS encoding ATP-dependent helicase produces MLADAGLAPERASTYAPDAAQRAVIGLGAEASGVVVGSPGSGKTATLVSRVAALVEAGVDADAILVLTPSRQTATALRDRLGLAIDRATAGPLARSVASFAFQLVRAHAVAADADPPQLLTGGDEDQIIRDLLGGDAEDEAAGAGRWPDWLGPGIRATTGFRTEVRTFLAECTTLGIEPARLRELGERDDIPVWTALASFFAEYLQVRAGMRGAHRDAAGLVREAVGLVRNAPAGIPALDRVRVVVVDDAQELTLGGVELLEAAHARGAAVLAFGDPDVGSGAFRGATPENFARLAATLGAVHVLPGVHRGTPWQRELVRGITQRIGAVGVVAHRMPPAEVEPDASVRALTLRSAAEEYDAIARLLRERHVHGGVPWSGCAVIAHDTRQVAALEAELSAREVPARSSGPGRALGTLRPVADILRLIDLAARDEWTFEEVSAALVGTFGRLDAIELRRLRSALRHAELRATNESRADHERSGRELIVSAMREPLEFDLVDTREARRAASLAHTVAALREGLDRGATVHELLWTAWDRSGLQRTWTELAHGTGPLADQANRDLDALVALFQAAKRFVERSLDADPRVFVRSILDTGVAEDRLDAPTRDDSVRILTPAGALGLEFDTVIVAGVQEGVWPNTRLRGSLLDTWRLPDAASRAGGETAAAFDRRRAAMHDELRLLARALSRATDQVVVTAVNDDDTGPSVFFELLPDPEPFPLDHPLSLRGLVARHRRTLTEPAAPRPAVDRAAGQLALLADAGVAGAAPRDWYGVLPPTSAGPLRDLSREDVRVSPSRLHALEECELNWVIGDLGGDPGSTTAGLGTIIHAALEHARDSDEASLWAEVEARWGELVFEAAWRDRAEQTRARDLVRRLHLYLHRFEQAGGRLIGAEPHFEVAIPLEGAVVAAAVGATEALDDSADEGPPHRVLLSGYIDRVELTPEGTVVIMDLKTGKREPQTDPKVLDNPQLAAYQLAFEAGAIPEAVGHAPGGAKLLVLRPTATKSDYATPWQPPFDDERREAFLSRIRAAVAVMRGTRFTAPYEEHCRDDHSYGLCRIHTIGAVSAS; encoded by the coding sequence ATGCTGGCTGACGCGGGACTTGCTCCGGAGCGAGCCTCGACGTACGCGCCGGATGCGGCGCAGCGGGCCGTCATCGGGCTCGGCGCCGAGGCATCCGGGGTCGTCGTCGGCTCGCCCGGTTCGGGGAAGACCGCGACGCTCGTCTCCCGCGTGGCCGCGCTGGTCGAGGCGGGCGTCGATGCCGACGCGATCCTGGTGCTGACGCCGTCGCGGCAGACGGCGACGGCGCTGCGCGACCGGCTCGGACTGGCGATCGACCGCGCGACGGCCGGACCGCTCGCCCGTTCGGTCGCGTCGTTCGCGTTCCAGCTGGTCCGTGCGCACGCCGTGGCAGCCGATGCCGACCCGCCGCAGCTGCTCACCGGCGGCGACGAGGATCAGATCATCCGCGACCTCCTCGGGGGCGATGCCGAAGACGAGGCGGCCGGTGCCGGGCGATGGCCGGACTGGCTCGGCCCCGGCATCCGCGCCACGACGGGCTTCCGCACCGAGGTGCGCACGTTCCTGGCCGAGTGCACCACGCTCGGCATCGAGCCGGCCCGGCTGCGCGAGCTGGGGGAGCGTGACGACATCCCGGTGTGGACCGCGCTGGCGTCCTTCTTCGCGGAGTACCTCCAGGTGCGTGCGGGAATGCGCGGCGCCCACCGGGATGCCGCGGGTCTGGTGCGCGAGGCGGTCGGTCTGGTGCGCAACGCTCCGGCCGGCATCCCCGCGCTCGATCGCGTGCGCGTCGTCGTGGTCGACGACGCGCAGGAACTGACGCTGGGCGGCGTCGAGCTGCTCGAGGCCGCGCATGCGCGCGGCGCGGCGGTGCTCGCGTTCGGCGACCCCGACGTCGGCTCGGGCGCCTTCCGCGGTGCGACCCCCGAGAACTTCGCGCGCCTGGCCGCGACGCTCGGTGCCGTGCACGTCCTGCCCGGCGTGCACCGCGGGACGCCGTGGCAGCGCGAGCTCGTGCGGGGGATCACGCAGCGCATCGGCGCGGTGGGCGTCGTCGCGCACCGGATGCCGCCGGCCGAGGTCGAGCCGGACGCCTCGGTGCGCGCGCTCACGCTGCGTTCCGCCGCCGAGGAGTACGACGCGATCGCCCGCCTGCTGCGTGAGCGGCACGTGCACGGCGGGGTGCCGTGGTCGGGCTGCGCGGTGATCGCGCACGATACGCGCCAGGTCGCGGCGCTGGAGGCCGAGCTGTCGGCGCGGGAGGTGCCGGCGCGATCGAGCGGGCCCGGGCGCGCGCTGGGAACGCTGCGGCCGGTCGCCGACATCCTGCGCCTCATCGACCTCGCCGCGCGCGACGAGTGGACGTTCGAGGAGGTGTCGGCCGCGCTGGTCGGGACGTTCGGCCGCCTCGATGCGATCGAGCTCCGGCGGCTGCGCTCCGCCCTCCGTCACGCCGAGCTGCGCGCGACGAACGAGAGCAGGGCGGACCACGAGCGCTCGGGCCGCGAGCTCATCGTGTCGGCCATGCGCGAGCCGCTCGAGTTCGACCTCGTCGACACCCGCGAGGCTCGCCGCGCGGCGAGCCTCGCCCACACCGTGGCGGCGTTGCGCGAGGGGCTCGACCGCGGCGCGACCGTCCATGAGTTGCTGTGGACGGCCTGGGATCGCAGCGGACTGCAGCGCACATGGACCGAGCTCGCCCACGGCACCGGACCGCTCGCCGACCAGGCGAATCGCGATCTCGACGCCCTCGTGGCGCTGTTCCAGGCGGCCAAGCGGTTCGTCGAGCGCTCGCTCGACGCCGACCCGCGGGTCTTCGTGCGGTCGATCCTCGACACCGGTGTCGCCGAGGACCGCCTCGATGCGCCGACGCGCGACGACAGCGTCCGCATCCTCACGCCGGCCGGCGCGCTGGGGCTCGAGTTCGACACCGTGATCGTCGCCGGGGTGCAGGAGGGGGTGTGGCCCAACACCCGGCTGCGAGGGAGCCTGCTCGACACGTGGCGGCTGCCGGATGCCGCGAGCCGGGCCGGCGGCGAGACCGCGGCCGCGTTCGACCGGCGGCGGGCGGCGATGCACGACGAGCTCAGGCTCCTGGCCCGTGCGCTCTCCCGCGCGACCGACCAGGTCGTGGTGACCGCGGTCAACGACGACGACACCGGTCCGAGCGTGTTCTTCGAGCTGCTGCCCGACCCCGAGCCCTTCCCGCTGGACCACCCGCTGTCGCTTCGCGGGCTGGTCGCCCGCCACCGCCGGACGCTCACCGAGCCTGCCGCGCCGCGTCCCGCGGTCGATCGGGCCGCCGGCCAGCTGGCGCTGCTGGCGGATGCCGGTGTCGCGGGTGCGGCGCCGCGGGACTGGTACGGCGTGCTGCCGCCGACGTCGGCAGGCCCGCTGCGCGACCTGTCGCGCGAGGACGTGCGGGTCTCGCCCTCACGTCTGCATGCGCTCGAGGAATGCGAGCTCAACTGGGTGATCGGCGACCTGGGCGGCGATCCCGGCAGCACGACCGCGGGGCTGGGCACGATCATCCACGCCGCGCTGGAGCACGCCCGGGACTCGGACGAGGCCTCGCTGTGGGCGGAGGTGGAGGCGCGCTGGGGCGAGCTCGTGTTCGAGGCCGCCTGGCGCGATCGTGCCGAGCAGACGCGCGCGCGCGACCTGGTGCGGCGCCTGCACCTGTACCTGCACCGCTTCGAGCAGGCCGGCGGGCGGCTGATCGGGGCCGAGCCGCACTTCGAGGTCGCGATCCCGCTGGAGGGCGCCGTGGTGGCAGCGGCGGTGGGAGCGACGGAAGCGCTCGACGATTCCGCCGACGAAGGCCCGCCGCACCGCGTGCTGCTGTCGGGCTACATCGATCGGGTCGAGCTCACCCCCGAGGGCACGGTCGTGATCATGGATCTGAAGACGGGCAAGCGCGAGCCGCAGACCGACCCCAAGGTGCTCGACAATCCGCAGCTCGCCGCGTATCAGCTGGCGTTCGAGGCCGGTGCGATCCCCGAGGCGGTCGGCCATGCTCCCGGTGGCGCCAAGCTGCTCGTCCTGCGGCCGACCGCGACCAAGTCCGATTACGCGACGCCGTGGCAGCCGCCGTTCGACGACGAGCGTCGCGAGGCGTTCCTCTCGCGTATCCGTGCCGCTGTGGCGGTCATGCGCGGAACGCGCTTCACCGCACCGTACGAGGAGCACTGCCGCGACGACCACTCGTACGGGCTCTGCCGCATCCACACGATCGGCGCGGTGAGCGCCTCATGA